The following are encoded together in the Magnetospirillum gryphiswaldense MSR-1 v2 genome:
- a CDS encoding ShlB/FhaC/HecB family hemolysin secretion/activation protein yields MSRSRLVLTAGVCLAALTATANAWAQVNVAVVPGGADPGRIEKRYEAPRKPQSVIEPQAPEIDEQMPPDQSDKIRLTLNGVSIEGATVFSVPELSVFHADKLGKEVSLTEIYKVADEITAKYRNAGYILSKAIVPPQRIAGGNVTLRVVEGHVNEVLIEGEANGRAALFHEWGERIKESKPLDNKVLERYSLLANDLPGVKAKAVLRPSKTTPGASDVVFVIEHKYIDLSASFDNRGTKTSGPREYTLGAGINSVLGLYEKTSVSWINTTEQSELRYLAIQHDEVLNSEGTKLTLSGNRSRGEPGESLRDLEQRSRNVTLSAALSHPLIRTRAENFSLSTGFTSRDSRSEQLGQISSSDHTRAFKLGGSYDFSDSWDGVNLLALDLYRGIDGLGATRYEYGLKSRARGRADFTKLTLDASRTQQLPNQFALIIGMTGQWSANALLSSEEFGYGGSQYGRAYDSSEITGDNGIAGKLELQYTNQVEDIGLKYYQPFIFYDAGLTHDRDPVNTNAVRTGTSAGIGIRFGLTDYFSGSLEIDKPLTRPVSANLPGGKGKEPRLFFSISARY; encoded by the coding sequence ATGAGCCGCTCCCGTCTGGTTCTGACCGCAGGCGTCTGCCTTGCCGCCTTGACTGCGACCGCCAACGCCTGGGCGCAAGTCAACGTCGCCGTCGTTCCCGGCGGTGCCGATCCTGGCCGGATCGAGAAGCGCTATGAAGCCCCGCGCAAGCCGCAATCGGTCATCGAGCCCCAAGCCCCCGAGATCGACGAGCAGATGCCGCCCGACCAATCGGATAAAATCCGCCTCACCTTGAACGGGGTGAGTATCGAGGGCGCAACGGTGTTTTCCGTTCCCGAGCTCTCCGTTTTTCATGCCGACAAGCTGGGCAAGGAAGTCTCGTTAACCGAGATTTACAAGGTGGCGGACGAAATCACCGCCAAATACCGCAATGCCGGTTATATCCTGTCCAAGGCCATCGTCCCGCCCCAGCGCATTGCGGGCGGCAATGTCACCCTCCGCGTGGTGGAAGGTCATGTCAACGAGGTGCTGATTGAGGGTGAGGCCAACGGTCGCGCCGCCCTATTCCACGAATGGGGCGAGCGGATCAAGGAATCCAAGCCCCTCGATAACAAGGTACTGGAACGCTACTCGCTCCTCGCCAACGACCTGCCGGGCGTCAAGGCCAAGGCGGTGCTGCGCCCGTCCAAAACCACACCGGGCGCGTCGGACGTGGTGTTCGTCATCGAGCATAAATATATCGACCTGTCGGCCTCTTTCGACAACCGGGGCACCAAGACCAGCGGCCCGCGTGAATACACCCTGGGTGCGGGGATCAATTCGGTCCTGGGACTATACGAGAAGACTTCCGTCAGTTGGATCAACACCACCGAGCAAAGCGAGTTGCGCTATCTGGCGATCCAGCATGACGAGGTGCTGAATTCCGAGGGAACCAAGCTCACCCTGTCGGGCAACCGTAGCCGGGGTGAGCCGGGCGAGTCTCTGCGCGATTTGGAACAGCGCTCCCGCAACGTCACCCTCAGCGCCGCCCTCTCTCATCCCCTAATCCGCACCAGGGCGGAAAACTTCTCCCTGTCCACCGGGTTTACGTCGCGGGATTCACGCTCCGAGCAGTTGGGGCAGATATCGTCCAGCGACCATACCAGGGCGTTCAAGCTCGGCGGCTCCTACGACTTCTCGGATTCCTGGGACGGCGTCAACCTGCTCGCCCTTGACCTGTACCGGGGCATCGACGGCCTGGGGGCCACCCGTTATGAATACGGCTTGAAGTCGCGGGCGCGGGGCCGCGCCGATTTCACCAAGCTGACCCTGGATGCGTCGCGCACCCAGCAACTGCCCAATCAGTTTGCCCTGATTATCGGCATGACCGGCCAATGGTCGGCCAATGCCCTGCTGTCGTCCGAGGAATTCGGCTACGGCGGCTCGCAATACGGTCGCGCCTACGACTCGTCCGAAATCACCGGCGACAACGGCATCGCCGGAAAGCTGGAGCTCCAGTACACCAACCAGGTCGAGGATATCGGGCTGAAATACTATCAGCCGTTCATCTTCTACGATGCCGGTCTCACCCACGACCGCGATCCGGTCAACACCAATGCCGTGCGTACCGGCACCTCGGCGGGCATCGGCATCCGCTTCGGCCTGACCGACTATTTCAGCGGCAGCCTGGAAATCGACAAGCCCCTGACGCGCCCGGTATCCGCCAACCTCCCCGGCGGCAAGGGCAAGGAACCCCGTCTGTTCTTCAGCATCTCGGCAAGGTATTAA
- a CDS encoding filamentous hemagglutinin N-terminal domain-containing protein, protein MSPLPARRSLVRQWLRSTTALVGSLPMLGLTISLAHANPQGGTVAQGSAVISQPDAKTVQVNQSSDRAVIDWKSFSIAAGETTRFIQPSSSSMTLNRVTGDQVSQILGNLQANGRVVLVNPNGIVFGAGSKIDVAALVASTANIKNENFMAGNMKFDIPGKANAQIINEGTITAADGGLVAIVSPYLRNSGIISARLGKVALAAANGVTLDLYGDNLILFQASDKIANQIVGADGQPVASLIENSGKIYADGGRVLMSANAAKGVVDNAINTTGLISARAVEQQGGEIVLKGEDGGSVQVAGRLDVSGVGTGQTGGKITVQGDGVTLADGASLDASGDVGGGKVTVGGWNSSTARMASDATVDASAKTIGNGGEISVIAADTEVFGLLRAKGGEYGGNGGAIETSGHFLRVDGIKVNTRAERGEVGSYLLDPTDYTIGDGGDISSASIRSLLDSNNVRIQTQADGPGAGDIFVLSPIIWGSRNKLTLDAYRDIHVMSAINGQGAGSVLLRSDNTGTGIGTVYFSQGGRVDVTGEGAVGIHYNPGSYIDPATRSNSQSNPYSSYVYHDGMQHSNPSFMLVNSLTQLQLMNGNLSGKYVLGKNIDASATETSNFGAGFVPIGSISNAFTGVLNGNGHSITDFHINRPTEDYVGLFGYTNGASIYDVTLTNGDVIGRARVGALAGKMEGPTSGSNENTTFTTKVSDINSNLNVTGSDLAGGVVGEIQGVNLHYIQSSGVVRSVRRNASDTPTWFGGLVGFGNNISVTNSLFSGEVNGESTTGGIAGQLSGGSIVNSYVYGSVFGTYSTSIFTNIGNPTSIRNSYWYTGASGVPGTVTGGSAASLLNVRGLANSELMSPISYSGFDFSQTGPWVMSGGRAMLRTASARNAAQTAQENTQVGTGAATYIPSNSDLNGQPPSPTPSPTPSPTPSPTPSPTPNPGYTPPKVDPNIVSQIMQASTPTGALLAFNDAFGSFLSDASLLMKRDPSAVAALQRSIAEDIGSWYSGGHMRSDYLVAQHSGAVNRVIGASGGAIDATSQALGALSDVSSGISSAFNIASLAKGSYELLKDIPDLTRDAINGIRDIPRDIQTLKNMSQKISAFSDVMSSNAPAVDKLDSLSTLVSYLAEASGDTGTARALKSVHAIIDNAKKANSNIEDALSEVNKTVSLIVSAYQADSDRYKTPELMVQDELLKQYAQKEGLSVIEFARKHPDVLVFTEGRGFLGLGDGNPKTLREVYGG, encoded by the coding sequence ATGAGCCCCCTTCCCGCCCGCCGCTCCCTCGTCCGCCAGTGGCTCCGCTCCACCACCGCTCTGGTGGGGAGCCTGCCCATGCTCGGCCTGACGATTTCGCTGGCCCATGCCAATCCGCAGGGCGGCACGGTGGCGCAAGGCTCCGCCGTCATCAGCCAGCCCGATGCCAAGACGGTGCAGGTCAACCAATCCAGCGACCGCGCCGTCATCGACTGGAAAAGCTTCAGCATCGCAGCGGGCGAAACCACCCGCTTCATTCAGCCCTCGTCCTCGTCCATGACCCTGAACCGGGTGACCGGCGATCAGGTGTCGCAGATTCTCGGCAACCTTCAGGCCAATGGCCGCGTCGTCCTGGTCAATCCCAACGGCATCGTCTTCGGCGCGGGCTCCAAGATCGACGTTGCCGCCCTGGTCGCCTCCACCGCCAATATCAAGAACGAGAACTTCATGGCGGGGAACATGAAGTTCGATATCCCCGGCAAGGCAAATGCCCAGATCATCAACGAAGGGACCATCACCGCCGCCGATGGCGGTTTGGTCGCCATCGTGTCCCCCTATCTCCGCAATTCCGGCATCATCTCCGCTCGCCTGGGCAAGGTGGCGCTTGCCGCCGCCAATGGCGTGACCCTGGATCTGTACGGCGACAACCTCATCCTGTTTCAGGCCAGCGACAAGATCGCCAACCAGATCGTCGGAGCCGATGGCCAACCCGTCGCCAGCCTGATCGAGAACAGCGGCAAGATTTACGCCGATGGCGGGCGGGTGCTTATGAGCGCCAATGCCGCCAAGGGCGTGGTGGACAATGCCATCAACACCACTGGCCTGATCAGCGCCCGCGCCGTCGAGCAGCAGGGTGGTGAGATCGTGCTGAAAGGCGAAGACGGCGGTTCCGTCCAGGTGGCGGGCCGTCTTGATGTGTCCGGAGTCGGCACAGGGCAGACGGGCGGCAAGATCACCGTTCAGGGTGACGGGGTCACCCTTGCCGACGGCGCCTCGCTTGATGCCAGCGGCGATGTCGGTGGAGGCAAGGTCACGGTGGGAGGCTGGAACAGCAGCACCGCCCGTATGGCCTCGGATGCGACAGTCGATGCTTCAGCCAAAACAATAGGCAACGGCGGCGAGATTTCCGTGATCGCCGCGGACACCGAAGTTTTCGGCCTCTTGCGAGCCAAGGGCGGCGAATACGGAGGCAATGGCGGCGCCATCGAAACCTCGGGTCATTTTCTGCGGGTGGATGGGATCAAAGTTAACACCAGGGCGGAACGTGGCGAGGTTGGTAGCTACCTTCTTGATCCGACTGACTATACCATTGGAGATGGCGGTGATATTTCGAGCGCCAGCATACGGAGTCTGCTAGACTCCAATAATGTTAGGATTCAAACACAGGCAGATGGACCGGGCGCCGGCGACATATTTGTTCTATCTCCAATAATTTGGGGCTCAAGAAATAAATTAACGCTTGATGCCTACCGAGATATTCATGTGATGTCTGCCATTAATGGGCAAGGCGCCGGATCTGTATTGCTGCGTTCTGACAATACGGGAACAGGAATAGGAACGGTGTACTTTTCGCAAGGTGGCAGGGTTGATGTAACCGGGGAAGGGGCCGTAGGCATTCACTATAACCCTGGGAGCTATATCGATCCCGCAACCCGCTCCAATAGCCAAAGTAACCCATATAGTTCTTACGTCTATCATGACGGAATGCAGCACTCCAATCCGTCGTTTATGTTGGTCAACAGCTTGACGCAGTTGCAATTGATGAACGGCAATCTGAGTGGAAAATATGTGCTAGGAAAAAACATTGATGCGAGCGCAACAGAGACATCAAATTTTGGGGCTGGATTTGTTCCAATTGGCTCCATTTCCAATGCATTCACCGGAGTTCTGAATGGCAATGGCCATTCGATAACAGACTTTCACATTAATAGGCCAACGGAAGATTATGTCGGACTTTTTGGATATACAAACGGTGCCTCTATTTATGACGTAACCCTTACGAATGGAGATGTGATTGGCAGAGCACGAGTTGGAGCGTTAGCTGGGAAAATGGAAGGGCCGACATCCGGCAGCAATGAAAACACCACTTTCACGACAAAGGTATCAGACATTAATTCGAACCTGAATGTTACTGGAAGTGATCTCGCAGGAGGTGTCGTCGGTGAGATACAGGGGGTCAATCTTCATTACATCCAAAGCTCTGGTGTCGTCAGATCAGTCCGGCGCAATGCTAGCGACACCCCAACATGGTTTGGTGGGTTGGTTGGATTTGGAAACAACATATCAGTAACTAATTCATTATTTTCTGGCGAGGTAAATGGAGAGTCGACTACAGGCGGTATAGCCGGTCAACTATCCGGAGGCTCTATTGTTAATAGCTATGTATATGGCAGCGTCTTTGGCACATACTCAACATCAATATTTACAAATATCGGAAACCCAACATCGATAAGAAACTCGTATTGGTATACTGGAGCCTCTGGAGTGCCGGGTACCGTCACAGGCGGCAGCGCTGCATCGCTATTAAACGTAAGAGGCTTGGCAAATTCCGAGCTAATGTCTCCAATATCCTATTCTGGATTTGACTTCAGCCAAACCGGACCTTGGGTCATGAGTGGCGGACGCGCCATGTTGCGTACCGCATCAGCTCGCAACGCAGCCCAAACGGCACAAGAAAACACACAGGTCGGAACCGGCGCGGCCACCTACATTCCGTCTAACAGCGATCTGAATGGGCAACCTCCATCGCCGACGCCTTCACCGACGCCTTCACCGACGCCTTCACCGACGCCTTCACCGACGCCAAATCCCGGGTACACCCCTCCAAAGGTTGACCCAAACATTGTTTCACAAATTATGCAGGCATCAACTCCTACTGGAGCCCTTCTTGCCTTTAACGACGCATTTGGCTCATTTTTGTCGGATGCATCTTTATTGATGAAGAGAGATCCAAGCGCAGTCGCCGCCCTTCAGAGATCCATAGCAGAAGACATAGGCAGCTGGTATTCAGGCGGTCACATGCGCTCAGACTATCTCGTTGCACAGCATTCAGGGGCAGTTAATAGAGTTATTGGCGCTTCAGGTGGCGCCATTGATGCCACATCCCAAGCCCTTGGCGCTCTATCCGATGTGAGCTCAGGCATTTCGTCTGCCTTTAACATCGCGTCACTGGCGAAGGGATCATATGAACTTTTAAAAGACATTCCAGACCTAACTAGAGATGCAATAAATGGAATTCGCGATATTCCAAGGGACATCCAAACGCTAAAGAACATGTCTCAGAAAATATCAGCATTTTCTGACGTAATGTCATCAAATGCCCCTGCTGTAGATAAACTAGATTCTCTCTCCACCCTTGTTTCTTATCTTGCTGAAGCGTCTGGAGACACAGGCACAGCAAGAGCACTTAAAAGCGTGCACGCCATCATAGATAATGCAAAAAAGGCAAATTCAAATATTGAAGATGCCTTATCCGAGGTTAATAAGACTGTTTCACTTATTGTGTCCGCATATCAAGCTGACAGCGACCGCTACAAAACTCCCGAGCTCATGGTTCAAGATGAACTTCTCAAGCAATATGCGCAAAAGGAGGGGTTATCTGTAATCGAATTTGCGCGCAAACACCCTGATGTTCTGGTGTTCACTGAAGGACGAGGTTTCCTTGGACTGGGAGATGGAAACCCTAAGACATTACGCGAAGTGTATGGTGGATAA
- a CDS encoding phage portal protein: MWKSLLRAVGLDRRRSFDAAGGGRRWDGARTVDGLNGSIQAGATTAARRAGWYARNNPWVSAAVQSLAANAVGAGIKPRSRHPDAKVRDTLHALWDRWTDRADAAGLTDFYGLQALAFRAMVESGESFARLRIAEDVSPLPLAIDLLDREQVPLDLHRDIGAGARIQAGIEFDGNGRRVAYHCYANRPGDALAPLSLNTVRLPAGDVAHLFQPLAPGQVRGITWLAPVLLRVHELDQYEDAALVKAKVAALFTGFIRDPDGTVAGFNDGSGIGGVLQVGMEPGSLIPLPPGADIQFSDPADPGDYGAYTKTHIRAIASGLGLPYELVSGDLEGVTYSSIRAGLVEFRRRIEQVQHTVLVHQFCRPVWERFVRLAVLAGHLPAAGFDRDPYAFLACDWLPPKWDWVDPLKDARAEIEQIKAGLKSRSQSIAERGYDAEDVDAAIAADREREKRLGLNMEAPNG; encoded by the coding sequence ATGTGGAAATCCCTTCTCCGTGCCGTTGGCCTCGACCGCCGCCGCTCATTTGACGCGGCTGGCGGTGGTCGGCGTTGGGATGGCGCCCGCACGGTGGACGGCCTCAACGGCTCGATCCAGGCCGGCGCCACCACGGCGGCGCGGCGGGCCGGCTGGTATGCCCGCAACAATCCCTGGGTGTCGGCGGCGGTGCAGTCGCTGGCCGCCAATGCGGTGGGAGCCGGCATTAAGCCGCGCTCGCGCCATCCCGATGCCAAGGTCCGCGACACTCTGCATGCGCTGTGGGACCGCTGGACGGATCGGGCCGACGCCGCCGGCCTGACCGATTTCTACGGCCTCCAGGCCCTGGCCTTCCGCGCCATGGTGGAGAGCGGCGAGAGCTTCGCCCGCCTGCGCATCGCCGAGGATGTTTCCCCCCTGCCGCTCGCCATCGACCTGCTCGACCGCGAACAGGTGCCGTTGGACCTTCATCGCGACATCGGGGCCGGCGCCCGCATCCAGGCCGGCATCGAGTTCGACGGCAATGGCCGCCGCGTCGCCTACCATTGCTATGCCAACCGTCCCGGCGATGCCCTGGCACCGCTGTCGCTCAACACCGTGCGCCTGCCGGCCGGCGACGTGGCCCACCTGTTCCAGCCGCTGGCGCCGGGGCAGGTGCGCGGCATCACTTGGCTGGCCCCGGTGCTGCTGCGCGTCCACGAACTCGACCAATACGAGGACGCGGCCCTGGTCAAGGCCAAGGTCGCCGCCCTGTTCACCGGCTTCATCCGCGATCCCGACGGCACGGTGGCCGGCTTCAACGACGGCAGCGGCATCGGGGGTGTGTTGCAGGTGGGCATGGAACCGGGCAGCCTGATTCCGTTGCCGCCCGGCGCCGACATCCAGTTCTCCGATCCGGCCGATCCCGGCGATTACGGCGCCTACACCAAGACCCACATCCGCGCCATCGCCAGCGGGCTGGGCCTGCCCTACGAACTGGTCTCGGGCGACCTGGAGGGCGTCACCTATTCCAGCATCCGGGCCGGACTGGTGGAATTCCGCCGCCGCATCGAGCAGGTGCAGCACACGGTGCTGGTGCATCAGTTCTGCCGCCCGGTGTGGGAACGCTTCGTGCGGCTTGCCGTGCTGGCCGGCCACCTGCCCGCCGCCGGCTTCGACCGCGATCCGTACGCCTTCCTCGCCTGCGACTGGCTGCCGCCCAAATGGGACTGGGTCGATCCGCTGAAGGACGCGCGGGCCGAGATCGAGCAGATCAAGGCGGGGCTGAAAAGCCGCAGCCAGAGCATTGCCGAACGCGGCTACGACGCGGAGGACGTGGATGCCGCCATCGCCGCCGACCGCGAGCGGGAGAAGCGCCTCGGCCTGAATATGGAGGCGCCCAATGGCTGA
- a CDS encoding prohead protease/major capsid protein fusion protein → MADLITRRSTLAPASIDAEARTAEVVWSTGAGVRRRDLSGPYEERLSLAPDAVDLSRLIGASVLDAHRQDAVRDVLGTVRGASVDGTQGVALVQFSARPEVEPVWQDVMSGILRHISVGYTVEQWAESLDKGVRVLTATRWTPIEISLVPTPADPGAHIRMEERMPEAVPTIPEGDGVYTRAAINAEIRSVARVAGLGQDFVDGLIDRDASADEARRAAFAELAQRSGPTIRTEQVRVEHVASHDDPDARAREMGEALYARINPAHALSEPARRYAYSTCAEMARELLTLRGHAVTGLSPAAIVTRALHTTSDFGIILGDTVGRTLRAAYQAAPSGIRQLGRQTSARDFRAVNKIMLGEAPLLEKLGEHGEIKAGTMAEAREAYKIETWARKIGITRQVIVNDDLGAFSDLARRMGQGAAETEARLLVELVEANSGNGPKLADGKPLFHADHGNKAGSGAAISDTTLSAARLALRTQKGIEDRIIRVTPKYLLVPPALETEAERWLASVAAAKAADVNPFAGSLTMVVEPRLSSAGRWYVTADPAEIDGLEFAYLSGSEGPQVESKSGWDVDGVEIRVILDFGAGFVDHRGWYANAGAA, encoded by the coding sequence ATGGCTGACCTGATCACCCGCCGCAGCACCCTGGCCCCGGCCAGCATCGACGCTGAGGCCCGCACCGCCGAGGTGGTGTGGAGCACCGGGGCCGGTGTGCGCCGTCGTGACCTCTCCGGCCCCTACGAGGAGCGGCTGTCGTTGGCCCCCGATGCGGTAGACCTGTCGCGCCTGATCGGCGCCTCGGTCCTGGATGCCCATCGCCAGGACGCGGTGCGCGACGTGCTGGGCACGGTGCGGGGGGCCTCGGTCGATGGAACCCAGGGCGTGGCTCTGGTGCAGTTCTCGGCCCGGCCCGAGGTGGAGCCGGTCTGGCAGGACGTTATGAGCGGCATCCTGCGCCACATCTCGGTCGGCTACACCGTCGAGCAATGGGCCGAAAGCCTGGACAAGGGCGTGCGGGTGCTGACCGCCACCCGCTGGACACCCATTGAAATTTCCCTGGTCCCGACGCCGGCCGATCCCGGCGCCCATATCCGCATGGAGGAGAGAATGCCCGAAGCCGTCCCCACCATCCCCGAAGGGGATGGTGTCTACACCCGCGCCGCCATCAATGCCGAGATCCGCTCCGTCGCCCGCGTTGCCGGGCTGGGGCAAGACTTCGTCGATGGCCTGATCGACCGTGACGCCAGCGCCGACGAGGCCCGCCGCGCCGCCTTCGCCGAACTGGCCCAGCGCAGCGGCCCCACCATCCGCACCGAGCAGGTACGGGTCGAGCACGTCGCCAGCCACGACGATCCCGACGCCCGCGCCCGCGAGATGGGCGAGGCGCTCTATGCCCGCATCAATCCGGCGCACGCGCTTTCGGAACCGGCCCGGCGCTATGCCTATTCCACCTGCGCCGAGATGGCGCGAGAACTGCTGACCCTGCGTGGCCATGCCGTCACCGGCCTGTCGCCCGCAGCCATCGTCACCCGCGCCCTGCACACCACCAGCGATTTCGGCATCATCCTGGGCGACACGGTGGGGCGCACCCTGCGCGCCGCCTATCAGGCCGCACCCTCGGGCATCCGCCAGCTGGGCCGCCAGACCTCGGCCCGCGACTTCCGCGCCGTCAACAAGATCATGTTGGGCGAGGCGCCCCTGCTGGAGAAGCTGGGCGAGCACGGCGAGATCAAGGCCGGCACCATGGCCGAGGCTCGCGAGGCGTACAAGATCGAGACCTGGGCGCGCAAGATCGGCATCACCCGCCAGGTGATCGTCAACGACGATCTCGGCGCCTTCTCCGACCTCGCGCGACGCATGGGCCAGGGGGCGGCGGAGACCGAAGCCCGCCTGCTGGTCGAACTGGTGGAGGCCAATTCCGGCAACGGGCCGAAGCTCGCCGACGGCAAGCCGCTGTTCCATGCCGACCACGGCAACAAGGCAGGCTCGGGTGCCGCCATCTCCGACACCACCCTGTCCGCCGCCCGCTTGGCCCTTCGCACCCAGAAGGGCATCGAGGACCGCATCATCCGGGTGACGCCCAAATACCTGCTGGTGCCGCCCGCCCTGGAGACCGAGGCGGAACGCTGGCTGGCCTCGGTGGCGGCGGCCAAGGCGGCCGACGTCAATCCCTTCGCCGGCTCGCTGACCATGGTGGTCGAGCCCCGCCTGTCCAGCGCCGGCCGGTGGTACGTCACCGCCGATCCGGCCGAGATCGACGGCCTGGAATTCGCCTATCTGTCGGGCAGCGAGGGGCCGCAGGTAGAATCCAAATCGGGCTGGGACGTGGACGGCGTCGAGATCCGGGTGATCCTCGATTTCGGCGCCGGCTTCGTCGATCACCGTGGCTGGTACGCCAATGCGGGGGCCGCGTAA
- a CDS encoding phage head-tail joining protein — protein MADSDQLLAWREALLRARYAGTRTVECDGRKVEYRSDSEMASALADLERRLGTNARVTQVRINSSKGV, from the coding sequence ATGGCCGACAGCGACCAGCTTCTGGCTTGGCGGGAGGCGCTGCTGCGCGCCCGCTACGCCGGCACCCGCACGGTGGAATGCGACGGGCGCAAGGTCGAGTACCGCTCCGATTCCGAGATGGCCTCGGCCCTGGCCGACCTGGAGCGCCGCCTCGGCACCAATGCCCGCGTCACCCAGGTGCGGATCAATTCCAGCAAGGGAGTATGA
- a CDS encoding DUF2190 family protein codes for MKNFIQAGAMITMPAPTGGIASGQGMILGGLFGIAATTAQEGTNVEIATTGVYDLPKTPATVFAQGDRVAWDDTAKVIAPPGVGLYPVGIAITASGNGATTVRVRLDGVATVAA; via the coding sequence ATGAAGAACTTCATCCAGGCCGGCGCCATGATCACCATGCCGGCCCCGACCGGGGGCATCGCCTCGGGCCAGGGCATGATCCTCGGCGGGCTGTTCGGCATCGCCGCCACCACGGCTCAGGAAGGGACCAATGTGGAAATCGCCACCACCGGCGTCTACGACCTGCCAAAGACCCCGGCCACGGTGTTCGCCCAGGGCGACCGGGTGGCGTGGGACGACACCGCCAAGGTGATCGCCCCGCCCGGCGTCGGGCTCTATCCGGTCGGCATCGCCATCACGGCCTCCGGCAACGGCGCCACCACGGTGCGGGTGCGCCTGGACGGGGTGGCGACGGTCGCCGCGTAA